Proteins from one Microscilla marina ATCC 23134 genomic window:
- a CDS encoding RidA family protein: protein MTAKLLQCMVWLSLITACQSKQSAPTNGETKNKTTERKPKEPENLQIKRYDNPTSSILRGVAIPKGKKTFLTSGLVAPLLDSTAAKTNAHKRRGDTYTQSIHTLQRIEKILQEAGLEMKDVVYLRVYIAPDAQNSQEPDFDAWFKAYNKFFNNAQNPTKVARTTLGVYRLARPDILVEIEAVAIYPE from the coding sequence ATGACAGCAAAATTACTCCAGTGTATGGTTTGGCTAAGCCTGATAACAGCTTGTCAAAGTAAACAAAGTGCCCCAACTAATGGTGAGACCAAAAATAAAACCACAGAAAGAAAACCTAAAGAGCCAGAAAATCTCCAAATTAAGCGCTACGACAATCCGACATCGTCTATACTACGGGGAGTAGCCATACCCAAAGGAAAAAAAACTTTTTTGACCAGTGGACTAGTAGCTCCATTGCTAGACTCTACTGCAGCCAAAACCAATGCACACAAGCGCCGGGGAGATACATACACCCAAAGCATTCATACGCTCCAACGCATTGAAAAAATATTGCAGGAGGCGGGCTTGGAAATGAAAGATGTGGTATATTTAAGAGTATACATTGCACCTGATGCCCAAAACAGCCAGGAGCCTGATTTTGACGCTTGGTTCAAAGCATATAATAAGTTTTTTAACAATGCGCAAAACCCTACGAAGGTTGCCCGCACTACTTTAGGAGTGTACCGACTGGCTCGTCCCGATATTTTGGTAGAGATAGAAGCTGTAGCAATTTACCCTGAGTAA